Proteins from a genomic interval of Oncorhynchus mykiss isolate Arlee chromosome 21, USDA_OmykA_1.1, whole genome shotgun sequence:
- the LOC118942851 gene encoding uncharacterized protein LOC118942851, translating into MLNLRLSIRGRPIRIFRPLLSILNGIHTGSTHTLRLVPHVVVLQEVLTPFDLFHMSSCYRKYSHPSTCSTCRRVTGSTHTLRLVPHVVVLQEVLTPFDLFHMSSCYRKYSHPSTCSTCRRVTGSTHTLRLVPHVVVLQEVLTPFDLFHMSSCYRKYSHPSTCSTCRRVTGSTHTLRLVPHVVVLQEVLTPFDLFHMSSCYRKYSHPSTCSTCRRVTGSTHTLRLVPHVVVLQEVLTPFDLFHMSSCYRKYSHPSTCSTCRRVTGSTHTLRLVPHVVVLQEVLTPFDLFHMSSCYRHFKWITLTFYLVTDLHTILHNAKVEFCF; encoded by the coding sequence GTACTCACACCCTTCGACTTGTTCCACATGTCGTCGTGTTACAGGAAGTACTCACACCCTTCGACTTGTTCCACATGTCGTCGTGTTACAGGAAGTACTCACACCCTTCGACTTGTTCCACATGTCGTCGTGTTACAGGAAGTACTCACACCCTTCGACTTGTTCCACATGTCGTCGTGTTACAGGAAGTACTCACACCCTTCGACTTGTTCCACATGTCGTCGTGTTACAGGAAGTACTCACACCCTTCGACTTGTTCCACATGTCGTCGTGTTACAGGAAGTACTCACACCCTTCGACTTGTTCCACATGTCGTCGTGTTACAGGAAGTACTCACACCCTTCGACTTGTTCCACATGTCGTCGTGTTACAGGAAGTACTCACACCCTTCGACTTGTTCCACATGTCGTCGTGTTACAGGAAGTACTCACACCCTTCGACTTGTTCCACATGTCGTCGTGTTACAGGAAGTACTCACACCCTTCGACTTGTTCCACATGTCGTCGTGTTACAGGAAGTACTCACACCCTTCGACTTGTTCCACATGTCGTCGTGTTACAGGAAGTACTCACACCCTTCGACTTGTTCCACATGTCGTCGTGTTACAGGAAGTACTCACACCCTTCGACTTGTTCCACATGTCGTCGTGTTACAGGAAGTACTCACACCCTTCGACTTGTTCCACATGTCGTCGTGTTACAGGAAGTACTCACACCCTTCGACTTGTTCCACATGTCGTCGTGTTACAGGAAGTACTCACACCCTTCGACTTGTTCCACATGTCGTCGTGTTACAGACATTTTAAATGGATCACATTGACATTTTATCtggtcactgatctacacacgaTACTCCACAAtgccaaagtggaattttgtttttag